A genomic segment from Propioniciclava sp. MC1595 encodes:
- a CDS encoding 4a-hydroxytetrahydrobiopterin dehydratase, which produces MKDSITADEFTAQEGVADWRVADDVASARFHTGSFATGVEFVVAIGRDADAADHHPDVDLRYDHVDVRLTSHDVGGLSRRDVELARKIIEAARTLGAQPDPDFEEDES; this is translated from the coding sequence ATGAAGGATTCCATCACCGCTGACGAGTTCACCGCGCAGGAGGGTGTCGCCGACTGGCGGGTGGCCGATGACGTGGCCAGCGCCCGCTTCCACACCGGGTCGTTCGCCACCGGCGTCGAGTTCGTGGTCGCGATCGGTCGGGACGCCGACGCCGCCGACCACCACCCCGACGTCGACCTGCGCTACGACCACGTGGACGTACGGTTGACCTCGCACGACGTCGGCGGGCTGAGCCGCCGCGACGTCGAGCTGGCCCGCAAGATCATCGAGGCTGCCCGCACGCTGGGCGCCCAACCCGACCCCGACTTCGAGGAGGACGAGTCATGA
- the fumC gene encoding class II fumarate hydratase: MRTEKDSMGTIEVPDDAYWGAQTQRSIGNFDIGRDTFVWGRAMVRALGVLKKAAAQANGELGELPGDVADLIVRAADEVIAGDLDEHFPLVVFQTGSGTQSNMNVNEVVSNRAIELAGGERGSKDPVHPNDHVNRGQSSNDTFPTAMHIAVVSELNGRLYAPVEALRATLAAKASEYADVVMVGRTHLQDATPVTLGQVIGGWVAQLDFALEGVRTADARARDLAIGGTAVGTGLNAHPEFGRRAAEKISAETGLEFRQADNLFAALSAHDSLVEVSASLRTLAGALMKIANDVRWYASGPRNGIGELRIPENEPGSSIMPGKVNPTQSEAVTMVVARVFGNDATVAFAGSQGNFQLNVFKPVMAHAVLESIRLIADASASFDEHCVSGLEPNTERIEANLASNLMLVTALNRHIGYDAAAAIAKDANATGSTLREAALRSGKLTEEQFDAWVVPMDMTHPSEG, from the coding sequence ATGAGGACCGAGAAGGACAGCATGGGCACCATCGAGGTGCCCGACGACGCCTATTGGGGCGCACAGACGCAGCGCTCGATCGGCAACTTCGACATCGGCCGCGACACCTTCGTGTGGGGCCGGGCCATGGTGCGGGCGCTCGGCGTGCTCAAGAAGGCCGCCGCCCAGGCCAACGGCGAGCTCGGCGAGCTGCCCGGCGACGTCGCCGACCTGATCGTGCGCGCGGCCGACGAGGTGATCGCCGGCGACCTCGACGAGCACTTTCCACTGGTGGTGTTCCAGACGGGGTCGGGCACGCAGTCGAACATGAACGTCAACGAGGTGGTCAGCAACCGCGCCATCGAACTGGCCGGCGGCGAGCGCGGCTCCAAGGACCCGGTGCACCCCAACGACCACGTCAACCGCGGGCAGTCGAGCAACGACACGTTCCCGACGGCGATGCACATCGCGGTCGTCTCCGAGCTCAACGGGCGGCTCTACGCCCCGGTCGAGGCGTTGCGCGCCACGCTGGCGGCCAAGGCGTCCGAGTACGCCGACGTGGTGATGGTCGGCCGCACCCACCTGCAGGACGCCACCCCCGTGACGCTCGGCCAGGTGATCGGCGGGTGGGTCGCCCAGCTCGACTTCGCGCTCGAGGGGGTGCGTACGGCGGACGCCCGGGCCCGGGACCTGGCCATCGGCGGCACCGCGGTCGGCACCGGCCTCAACGCCCACCCCGAGTTCGGACGCCGCGCCGCCGAGAAGATCTCGGCGGAGACCGGGCTGGAATTCCGGCAGGCCGACAACCTGTTCGCCGCCCTCTCGGCCCACGACTCGCTGGTCGAGGTGTCGGCGTCGCTGCGGACGCTGGCGGGCGCGCTGATGAAGATCGCCAACGACGTGCGCTGGTACGCCTCGGGGCCGCGCAACGGCATCGGCGAGCTGCGGATCCCCGAGAATGAGCCGGGGTCCTCGATCATGCCGGGCAAGGTGAACCCCACCCAGTCCGAGGCGGTGACGATGGTGGTGGCACGCGTGTTCGGCAACGACGCCACCGTCGCCTTCGCGGGTTCGCAGGGCAACTTCCAGCTCAACGTGTTCAAGCCGGTGATGGCGCACGCGGTGCTGGAGTCGATCCGGCTGATCGCCGACGCGTCCGCGTCGTTCGACGAGCACTGCGTGTCGGGCCTGGAGCCCAACACCGAGCGGATCGAGGCCAACCTCGCCTCGAACCTCATGCTGGTCACGGCGCTGAACCGCCACATCGGCTACGACGCCGCCGCAGCCATCGCCAAGGACGCCAACGCCACCGGCTCGACCCTCCGCGAGGCCGCGCTGCGGTCGGGCAAGCTCACCGAGGAGCAGTTCGACGCCTGGGTGGTCCCCATGGACATGACGCACCCGTCGGAGGGCTGA
- a CDS encoding antitoxin — protein MTDQPQQFGNAGEYVDKAMDYAQQNPDQARSFIDKVEDFVDQKTGGKYSAQVDQAGDWVEGQLGLPNNTNNPLPQDPAAPADPEMQIPPEQTPPPADPQAPPAS, from the coding sequence ATGACCGACCAACCCCAGCAGTTCGGCAACGCCGGCGAGTACGTCGACAAGGCGATGGACTACGCCCAGCAGAACCCGGACCAGGCCCGCAGCTTCATCGACAAGGTCGAGGACTTCGTCGACCAGAAGACCGGCGGCAAGTACTCCGCGCAGGTCGACCAGGCCGGCGACTGGGTCGAGGGCCAGCTCGGCCTGCCCAACAACACCAACAACCCGCTGCCGCAGGACCCGGCCGCACCGGCCGACCCCGAGATGCAGATCCCGCCGGAGCAGACCCCGCCGCCGGCCGACCCGCAGGCGCCGCCGGCGTCCTGA
- a CDS encoding DUF2237 family protein — protein MAFTPSLAANVLGEPLEACGFDPVTGFFRDGACHTSPEDLGSHTICAVMTADFLAHQRELGNDLVTPRPEYGFPGLRPGDRWCVVAFRWLQSAAVDRAAPVVLASTHLRTLEVVDLAFLQRWAVDVPDDPSSLM, from the coding sequence ATGGCGTTCACCCCGTCGCTGGCCGCGAACGTGCTCGGCGAGCCCCTCGAGGCGTGCGGCTTCGACCCCGTCACCGGGTTCTTCCGCGACGGCGCCTGCCACACCTCGCCCGAGGACCTCGGCAGCCACACCATCTGCGCGGTGATGACCGCCGACTTCCTCGCCCACCAGCGCGAACTGGGCAACGACCTGGTCACCCCGAGGCCGGAGTACGGCTTCCCCGGGCTGCGGCCGGGCGACCGGTGGTGCGTCGTGGCGTTCCGGTGGCTGCAGTCCGCGGCGGTCGACCGGGCGGCGCCGGTGGTGCTGGCGTCCACGCACCTGCGCACGCTCGAGGTCGTCGACCTGGCATTCCTGCAGCGCTGGGCGGTCGACGTCCCCGACGACCCCAGCTCCTTGATGTGA
- a CDS encoding carboxymuconolactone decarboxylase family protein translates to MSSHAESRACFYRNLESMAGIAPEAVQAFMGLHQATMAPKSLDTKTKELIALAIAIAVHCDICIDCHVHDAIEAGVSREEVADVIAVAILMGGGPSVAYSTKVLEAFDEYTGA, encoded by the coding sequence ATGTCCAGCCACGCCGAGAGTCGCGCCTGCTTCTACAGGAACCTCGAATCGATGGCGGGGATCGCGCCCGAGGCCGTCCAGGCCTTCATGGGCCTGCACCAGGCCACCATGGCGCCCAAGTCACTCGACACGAAGACCAAGGAGCTGATCGCCCTGGCCATCGCGATCGCGGTGCACTGCGACATCTGCATCGACTGCCACGTCCACGACGCCATCGAGGCCGGCGTCTCGCGCGAGGAGGTCGCCGACGTCATCGCGGTGGCCATCCTGATGGGCGGCGGCCCGTCGGTCGCGTACTCCACGAAGGTGCTCGAGGCGTTCGACGAGTACACCGGCGCCTGA